One segment of Ricinus communis isolate WT05 ecotype wild-type chromosome 8, ASM1957865v1, whole genome shotgun sequence DNA contains the following:
- the LOC8259742 gene encoding sister chromatid cohesion protein PDS5 homolog D isoform X1 — MVVNEIELEQQLKEAGNRLLNPPSSIDELLNMLDKLEHLLINVEQAPSKSMQDALLPSMKALISNALLRNSDPDVKVSVVSCLSEFTRITAPDPPYNDDHMKEIFELTVAAFEKLSHVSSRCYMKAVSILDTVARVRSCLIMLDLELDELIIKIFQHFLKIIRSNHPHAVFLAMETIMTLIINESDTISMGLLTALLASVRKENQSASPIAWKLGEKVIVNSAAKLKPYIKEALHCDGRAFDEYAPIIASICQDESHTVVHDHVNGSRDHLVTKEGRPPDAASPGEILHFVDGIPESTTSNGNASARDANNGINDNSTKSMEHCPLIQHSDSTEAQGNADIEVKLEMEQGTVPRKRGWKPNSLMNPEEGYDHCWIPTCRKGAKVSRERKLPYMGIDLCLDSTVPKKHVTELVGLTPETSGIIGASTPSPNQCLPDGTHRKKSRPKKNPSNMNQDADSSSLEVVKVLNTESREKAKAEYEVSLRKPSERRSNIEVKLHKQSRKIGIAAKTAKWTSLPSANLLSDEKDDILNEPEERPVHQSTQIGVRNSQKGRSLVQTDARKISLVIGVSNVRAAEESRIKKSKSSDRDGNHKEEIPNKKLKRKRTPRKEVPPVTPDFDEQLIGSKVKIWWPKDKMFYEGVVDSYDRTKKKHRVLYADGDEEILNLKRERWELVRDDILSDKQVQVTDIPKADSSSDKSQPRKVKKKSELAKQLSFNLKRSGAASISKRKARTSSSELAVGNKQDESGFVDKAIDASISKRKARTSNRELAVGNMQEESGFVDKSIDGTSGSDSVSEGEGKNFMEKLNIRSTMIDIKSKQTTLGNASSSGDGSPKGAIEFSGIDAPKLHGMTKGKGAEQPSISEQQSELRSVD; from the exons ATGGTTGTTAATGAGATTGAGCTTGAGCAGCAACTTAAGGAGGCTGGGAATAGGCTCTTAAACCCTCCCTCATCTATTGATGAGCTTCTTAATATGCTTGAT AAACTTGAGCATTTGCTCATAAATGTGGAGCAAGCACCATCAAAATCTATGCAAGATGCACTTCTACCCTCCATGAAGGCCTTGATTTCTAATGCCTTGCTGAGGAACTCTGATCCAGATGTGAAGGTCTCAGTGGTATCTTGTCTTAGTGAGTTTACGAGAATAACAGCACCGGATCCTCCTTACAATGATGACCATATGAAG GAAATTTTTGAATTGACTGTAGCagcttttgaaaaattatccCATGTATCAAGTCGCTGCTATATGAAGGCAGTTTCAATTCTTGACACTGTTGCAAGGGTTAGATCATGCTTGATCATGTTGGACCTGGAGTTGGATGAACTAATTATAAAGATCTTTCAACACTTCTTGAAGATTATTAG gTCCAACCATCCGCATGCTGTATTTTTGGCTATGGAAACAATTATGACCCTGATAATAAATGAAAGTGATACTATATCAATGGGCCTTCTCACTGCTCTTTTGGCCAGTGTAAGAAAGGAAAATCAG AGTGCTTCTCCTATTGCATGGAAGCTTGGAGAAAAAGTTATAGTTAATTCTGCTGCTAAACTTAAACCCTATATCAAAGAAGCATTGCACTGCGATGGCAGAGCTTTTGATGAGTATGCTCCAATAATTGCTTCTATATGCCAGGATGAGTCTCATACCGTGGTGCATGATCATGTCAATGGTTCTAGGGACCATTTG GTGACTAAGGAGGGGCGACCACCAGATGCTGCCTCTCCCGGAGAAATTCTCCATTTTGTGGATGGTATTCCTGAGTCAACAACAAGTAATGGAAATGCATCAGCTAGAGATGCTAACAATGGCATAAATGATAATTCTACAAAAAGTATGGAGCATTGTCCTCTTATCCAGCATAGTGATAGCACTGAGGCACAAGGCAATGCTGATATTGAAGTTAAGTTGGAAATGGAGCAAGGAACTGTCCCTAGGAAGAGAGGATGGAAACCTAATTCTTTGATGAATCCAGAGGAAGGATATGACCATTGTTGGATTCCTACATGCAGAAAAGGTGCAAAAGTATCTCGTGAAAGGAAGCTTCCCTACATGGGAATAGATTTGTGCTTAGATAGTACAGTTCCAAAGAAGCATGTGACTGAACTTGTGGGATTGACGCCAGAAACTAGTGGCATCATAGGTGCTTCTACCCCATCACCAAATCAATGCCTTCCTGATGGGACTCATCGTAAAAAAAGCCGGCCAAAGAAAAATCCAAGCAATATGAATCAAGATGCTGATTCTAGTTCCTTAGAAGTAGTAAAGGTTTTGAATACTGAAAGTAGGGAGAAAGCTAAAGCTGAATATGAAGTCAGTCTGAGAAAGCCATCTGAACGAAGGAGTAACATAGAAGTAAAGCTACACAAGCAGTCAAGAAAAATTGGAATTGCTGCAAAGACTGCTAAGTGGACATCTCTGCCTTCTGCAAATTTGTTGTCAGATGAAAAAGATGATATTCTGAATGAACCTGAAGAAAGACCCGTGCATCAGTCAACTCAAATAGGAGTAAGAAACTCACAAAAAGGCCGCTCACTTGTCCAAACAGATGCTAGGAAAATAAGTTTAGTGATTGGTGTTTCAAATGTGCGTGCTGCTGAAGAGTCTAGGATTAAG AAAAGCAAATCGTCTGATAGAGATGGAAATCACAAGGAAGAAATACCTAATAAAAAACTCAAGAGGAAGCGTACACCAAGGAAGGAAGTG CCTCCTGTTACTCCTGACTTTGATGAGCAATTGATTGGCAGCAAAGTAAAAATTTGGTGGCCAAAGGACAAGAT GTTTTATGAAGGAGTTGTTGATTCCTATGACCGTACTAAAAAGAAGCACAGA GTATTGTATGCTGATGGGGACGAAGAGATACTAAATCTAAAAAGGGAACGATGGGAACTAGTTAGAGATGATATTTTGTCTGATAAA CAGGTGCAAGTAACTGATATTCCAAAGGCTGATTCTTCATCTGATAA ATCACAGCCGAGAAAGGTAAAAAAGAAGTCAGAGTTGGCCAAACAACTGagttttaatttgaaaag GAGCGGAGCTGCCAGTATTTCCAAGAGAAAGGCTAGAACATCCAGCAGTGAACTTGCTGTTGGCAATAAGCAGGATGAATCTGGTTTTGTTGACAAAGCCATCGATGCCAGTATTTCCAAGAGAAAAGCTAGAACATCCAACAGGGAACTTGCAGTTGGAAATATGCAGGAGGAATCTGGTTTTGTTGACAAATCCATCGACGGCACATCCGGGTCTGACAGTGTCTCAGAAGGTGAAGGTAAAAATTTCATGGAGAAGCTGAACATCAGAAGTACAATGATTGACATTAAGTCCAAGCAGACAACACTAGGTAATGCAAGTTCATCTGGTGATGGAAGTCCTAAAGGTGCTATTGAATTTTCTGGCATTGATGCTCCTAAACTGCATGGCATGACTAAAGGGAAAGGTGCGGAACAACCCAGCATAAGTGAGCAACAGAGTGAACTGAGGTCAGTGGACTGA
- the LOC8259741 gene encoding cinnamoyl-CoA reductase 1 isoform X2, which produces MARLSASPALVVSLLLGLLNFFLKKGILLEALSGTQEQMVEPAVNGTKNVIIAAAEAKVRRVVFTSSIGAVYMDPNRGPDVVVDESCWSDLEFCKNTKNWYCYGKAVAEQAAWEEAKEKGLDLVVVNPVLVLGPLLQPTINASIIHILKYLTGSAKTYANYVQAYVHVKDVALAHILVYETPSASGRYLCAESVLHRGEVVEILAKFFPEYPIPTKCSDEKNPRAKPYKFSNQKLKDLGLEFTPVKQCLYETVRNLQERGHLPIPKQAEDSVRIQA; this is translated from the exons ATGGCCAGACTGTCTGCGTCACCGGCGCTGGTGGTTTCATTGCTTCTTGGATTGTTAAACTTCTTCTTGAAAAAGGGTATACTGTTAGAGGCACTGTCAGGAACCCAG GAACAAATGGTGGAACCAGCCGTGAATGGGACCAAAAATGTGATCATTGCAGCCGCAGAGGCGAAAGTCCGGCGGGTTGTGTTCACATCCTCAATAGGTGCTGTTTACATGGATCCCAATAGGGGCCCAGATGTTGTTGTGGATGAATCTTGCTGGAGTGATCTTGAGTTTTGCAAGAACACCAAG AACTGGTACTGCTACGGAAAGGCTGTGGCGGAGCAGGCGGCGTGGGAGGAGGCCAAGGAGAAAGGGTTGGACCTAGTGGTGGTAAACCCTGTTTTGGTGCTTGGACCACTGCTCCAACCCACTATCAATGCTAGCATCATTCACATCCTCAAGTACTTAACTGGTTCTGCCAAGACCTATGCCAATTATGTTCAAGCCTATGTGCACGTCAAAGATGTGGCACTTGCACACATTCTCGTCTACGAGACACCCTCTGCCTCCGGGCGATATCTCTGCGCTGAGAGTGTCCTCCACCGTGGAGAGGTGGTGGAAATTCTAGCCAAGTTCTTCCCAGAATATCCCATTCCCACCAA GTGTTCAGATGAGAAGAACCCAAGAGCAAAACCTTACAAGTTTTCAAACCAAAAGCTCAAGGATCTTGGCTTGGAATTTACACCAGTGAAGCAATGCCTATATGAAACTGTTAGGAATCTGCAGGAAAGAGGTCACCTCCCAATCCCAAAGCAGGCAGAAGATTCTGTTAGAATTCAAGCTTAA
- the LOC8259742 gene encoding sister chromatid cohesion protein PDS5 homolog D isoform X3, which translates to MVVNEIELEQQLKEAGNRLLNPPSSIDELLNMLDKLEHLLINVEQAPSKSMQDALLPSMKALISNALLRNSDPDVKVSVVSCLSEFTRITAPDPPYNDDHMKEIFELTVAAFEKLSHVSSRCYMKAVSILDTVARVRSCLIMLDLELDELIIKIFQHFLKIIRSNHPHAVFLAMETIMTLIINESDTISMGLLTALLASVRKENQSASPIAWKLGEKVIVNSAAKLKPYIKEALHCDGRAFDEYAPIIASICQDESHTVVHDHVNGSRDHLEGRPPDAASPGEILHFVDGIPESTTSNGNASARDANNGINDNSTKSMEHCPLIQHSDSTEAQGNADIEVKLEMEQGTVPRKRGWKPNSLMNPEEGYDHCWIPTCRKGAKVSRERKLPYMGIDLCLDSTVPKKHVTELVGLTPETSGIIGASTPSPNQCLPDGTHRKKSRPKKNPSNMNQDADSSSLEVVKVLNTESREKAKAEYEVSLRKPSERRSNIEVKLHKQSRKIGIAAKTAKWTSLPSANLLSDEKDDILNEPEERPVHQSTQIGVRNSQKGRSLVQTDARKISLVIGVSNVRAAEESRIKKSKSSDRDGNHKEEIPNKKLKRKRTPRKEVPPVTPDFDEQLIGSKVKIWWPKDKMFYEGVVDSYDRTKKKHRVLYADGDEEILNLKRERWELVRDDILSDKQVQVTDIPKADSSSDKSQPRKVKKKSELAKQLSFNLKRSGAASISKRKARTSSSELAVGNKQDESGFVDKAIDASISKRKARTSNRELAVGNMQEESGFVDKSIDGTSGSDSVSEGEGKNFMEKLNIRSTMIDIKSKQTTLGNASSSGDGSPKGAIEFSGIDAPKLHGMTKGKGAEQPSISEQQSELRSVD; encoded by the exons ATGGTTGTTAATGAGATTGAGCTTGAGCAGCAACTTAAGGAGGCTGGGAATAGGCTCTTAAACCCTCCCTCATCTATTGATGAGCTTCTTAATATGCTTGAT AAACTTGAGCATTTGCTCATAAATGTGGAGCAAGCACCATCAAAATCTATGCAAGATGCACTTCTACCCTCCATGAAGGCCTTGATTTCTAATGCCTTGCTGAGGAACTCTGATCCAGATGTGAAGGTCTCAGTGGTATCTTGTCTTAGTGAGTTTACGAGAATAACAGCACCGGATCCTCCTTACAATGATGACCATATGAAG GAAATTTTTGAATTGACTGTAGCagcttttgaaaaattatccCATGTATCAAGTCGCTGCTATATGAAGGCAGTTTCAATTCTTGACACTGTTGCAAGGGTTAGATCATGCTTGATCATGTTGGACCTGGAGTTGGATGAACTAATTATAAAGATCTTTCAACACTTCTTGAAGATTATTAG gTCCAACCATCCGCATGCTGTATTTTTGGCTATGGAAACAATTATGACCCTGATAATAAATGAAAGTGATACTATATCAATGGGCCTTCTCACTGCTCTTTTGGCCAGTGTAAGAAAGGAAAATCAG AGTGCTTCTCCTATTGCATGGAAGCTTGGAGAAAAAGTTATAGTTAATTCTGCTGCTAAACTTAAACCCTATATCAAAGAAGCATTGCACTGCGATGGCAGAGCTTTTGATGAGTATGCTCCAATAATTGCTTCTATATGCCAGGATGAGTCTCATACCGTGGTGCATGATCATGTCAATGGTTCTAGGGACCATTTG GAGGGGCGACCACCAGATGCTGCCTCTCCCGGAGAAATTCTCCATTTTGTGGATGGTATTCCTGAGTCAACAACAAGTAATGGAAATGCATCAGCTAGAGATGCTAACAATGGCATAAATGATAATTCTACAAAAAGTATGGAGCATTGTCCTCTTATCCAGCATAGTGATAGCACTGAGGCACAAGGCAATGCTGATATTGAAGTTAAGTTGGAAATGGAGCAAGGAACTGTCCCTAGGAAGAGAGGATGGAAACCTAATTCTTTGATGAATCCAGAGGAAGGATATGACCATTGTTGGATTCCTACATGCAGAAAAGGTGCAAAAGTATCTCGTGAAAGGAAGCTTCCCTACATGGGAATAGATTTGTGCTTAGATAGTACAGTTCCAAAGAAGCATGTGACTGAACTTGTGGGATTGACGCCAGAAACTAGTGGCATCATAGGTGCTTCTACCCCATCACCAAATCAATGCCTTCCTGATGGGACTCATCGTAAAAAAAGCCGGCCAAAGAAAAATCCAAGCAATATGAATCAAGATGCTGATTCTAGTTCCTTAGAAGTAGTAAAGGTTTTGAATACTGAAAGTAGGGAGAAAGCTAAAGCTGAATATGAAGTCAGTCTGAGAAAGCCATCTGAACGAAGGAGTAACATAGAAGTAAAGCTACACAAGCAGTCAAGAAAAATTGGAATTGCTGCAAAGACTGCTAAGTGGACATCTCTGCCTTCTGCAAATTTGTTGTCAGATGAAAAAGATGATATTCTGAATGAACCTGAAGAAAGACCCGTGCATCAGTCAACTCAAATAGGAGTAAGAAACTCACAAAAAGGCCGCTCACTTGTCCAAACAGATGCTAGGAAAATAAGTTTAGTGATTGGTGTTTCAAATGTGCGTGCTGCTGAAGAGTCTAGGATTAAG AAAAGCAAATCGTCTGATAGAGATGGAAATCACAAGGAAGAAATACCTAATAAAAAACTCAAGAGGAAGCGTACACCAAGGAAGGAAGTG CCTCCTGTTACTCCTGACTTTGATGAGCAATTGATTGGCAGCAAAGTAAAAATTTGGTGGCCAAAGGACAAGAT GTTTTATGAAGGAGTTGTTGATTCCTATGACCGTACTAAAAAGAAGCACAGA GTATTGTATGCTGATGGGGACGAAGAGATACTAAATCTAAAAAGGGAACGATGGGAACTAGTTAGAGATGATATTTTGTCTGATAAA CAGGTGCAAGTAACTGATATTCCAAAGGCTGATTCTTCATCTGATAA ATCACAGCCGAGAAAGGTAAAAAAGAAGTCAGAGTTGGCCAAACAACTGagttttaatttgaaaag GAGCGGAGCTGCCAGTATTTCCAAGAGAAAGGCTAGAACATCCAGCAGTGAACTTGCTGTTGGCAATAAGCAGGATGAATCTGGTTTTGTTGACAAAGCCATCGATGCCAGTATTTCCAAGAGAAAAGCTAGAACATCCAACAGGGAACTTGCAGTTGGAAATATGCAGGAGGAATCTGGTTTTGTTGACAAATCCATCGACGGCACATCCGGGTCTGACAGTGTCTCAGAAGGTGAAGGTAAAAATTTCATGGAGAAGCTGAACATCAGAAGTACAATGATTGACATTAAGTCCAAGCAGACAACACTAGGTAATGCAAGTTCATCTGGTGATGGAAGTCCTAAAGGTGCTATTGAATTTTCTGGCATTGATGCTCCTAAACTGCATGGCATGACTAAAGGGAAAGGTGCGGAACAACCCAGCATAAGTGAGCAACAGAGTGAACTGAGGTCAGTGGACTGA
- the LOC8259741 gene encoding cinnamoyl-CoA reductase 1 isoform X1, whose product MPAADTSSLSGHGQTVCVTGAGGFIASWIVKLLLEKGYTVRGTVRNPDDPKNVHLRELEGANERLTLCRADLLDFQSLRDAIMGCDGVFHTASPVTDDPEQMVEPAVNGTKNVIIAAAEAKVRRVVFTSSIGAVYMDPNRGPDVVVDESCWSDLEFCKNTKNWYCYGKAVAEQAAWEEAKEKGLDLVVVNPVLVLGPLLQPTINASIIHILKYLTGSAKTYANYVQAYVHVKDVALAHILVYETPSASGRYLCAESVLHRGEVVEILAKFFPEYPIPTKCSDEKNPRAKPYKFSNQKLKDLGLEFTPVKQCLYETVRNLQERGHLPIPKQAEDSVRIQA is encoded by the exons ATGCCGGCTGCTGACACCTCATCACTTTCCGGCCATGGCCAGACTGTCTGCGTCACCGGCGCTGGTGGTTTCATTGCTTCTTGGATTGTTAAACTTCTTCTTGAAAAAGGGTATACTGTTAGAGGCACTGTCAGGAACCCAG aTGATCCCAAGAATGTCCATTTGAGAGAACTTGAAGGTGCTAACGAAAGATTAACTTTATGTAGAGCTGATCTTCTTGATTTTCAAAGTCTTAGAGATGCCATTATGGGATGTGATGGTGTTTTCCATACTGCTTCTCCTGTTACTGATGATCCA GAACAAATGGTGGAACCAGCCGTGAATGGGACCAAAAATGTGATCATTGCAGCCGCAGAGGCGAAAGTCCGGCGGGTTGTGTTCACATCCTCAATAGGTGCTGTTTACATGGATCCCAATAGGGGCCCAGATGTTGTTGTGGATGAATCTTGCTGGAGTGATCTTGAGTTTTGCAAGAACACCAAG AACTGGTACTGCTACGGAAAGGCTGTGGCGGAGCAGGCGGCGTGGGAGGAGGCCAAGGAGAAAGGGTTGGACCTAGTGGTGGTAAACCCTGTTTTGGTGCTTGGACCACTGCTCCAACCCACTATCAATGCTAGCATCATTCACATCCTCAAGTACTTAACTGGTTCTGCCAAGACCTATGCCAATTATGTTCAAGCCTATGTGCACGTCAAAGATGTGGCACTTGCACACATTCTCGTCTACGAGACACCCTCTGCCTCCGGGCGATATCTCTGCGCTGAGAGTGTCCTCCACCGTGGAGAGGTGGTGGAAATTCTAGCCAAGTTCTTCCCAGAATATCCCATTCCCACCAA GTGTTCAGATGAGAAGAACCCAAGAGCAAAACCTTACAAGTTTTCAAACCAAAAGCTCAAGGATCTTGGCTTGGAATTTACACCAGTGAAGCAATGCCTATATGAAACTGTTAGGAATCTGCAGGAAAGAGGTCACCTCCCAATCCCAAAGCAGGCAGAAGATTCTGTTAGAATTCAAGCTTAA
- the LOC8259742 gene encoding sister chromatid cohesion protein PDS5 homolog D isoform X2 — translation MVVNEIELEQQLKEAGNRLLNPPSSIDELLNMLDKLEHLLINVEQAPSKSMQDALLPSMKALISNALLRNSDPDVKVSVVSCLSEFTRITAPDPPYNDDHMKEIFELTVAAFEKLSHVSSRCYMKAVSILDTVARVRSCLIMLDLELDELIIKIFQHFLKIIRSNHPHAVFLAMETIMTLIINESDTISMGLLTALLASVRKENQSASPIAWKLGEKVIVNSAAKLKPYIKEALHCDGRAFDEYAPIIASICQDESHTVVHDHVNGSRDHLVTKEGRPPDAASPGEILHFVDGIPESTTSNGNASARDANNGINDNSTKSMEHCPLIQHSDSTEAQGNADIEVKLEMEQGTVPRKRGWKPNSLMNPEEGYDHCWIPTCRKGAKVSRERKLPYMGIDLCLDSTVPKKHVTELVGLTPETSGIIGASTPSPNQCLPDGTHRKKSRPKKNPSNMNQDADSSSLEVVKVLNTESREKAKAEYEVSLRKPSERRSNIEVKLHKQSRKIGIAAKTAKWTSLPSANLLSDEKDDILNEPEERPVHQSTQIGVRNSQKGRSLVQTDARKISLVIGVSNVRAAEESRIKKSKSSDRDGNHKEEIPNKKLKRKRTPRKEVPPVTPDFDEQLIGSKVKIWWPKDKMFYEGVVDSYDRTKKKHRVLYADGDEEILNLKRERWELVRDDILSDKVQVTDIPKADSSSDKSQPRKVKKKSELAKQLSFNLKRSGAASISKRKARTSSSELAVGNKQDESGFVDKAIDASISKRKARTSNRELAVGNMQEESGFVDKSIDGTSGSDSVSEGEGKNFMEKLNIRSTMIDIKSKQTTLGNASSSGDGSPKGAIEFSGIDAPKLHGMTKGKGAEQPSISEQQSELRSVD, via the exons ATGGTTGTTAATGAGATTGAGCTTGAGCAGCAACTTAAGGAGGCTGGGAATAGGCTCTTAAACCCTCCCTCATCTATTGATGAGCTTCTTAATATGCTTGAT AAACTTGAGCATTTGCTCATAAATGTGGAGCAAGCACCATCAAAATCTATGCAAGATGCACTTCTACCCTCCATGAAGGCCTTGATTTCTAATGCCTTGCTGAGGAACTCTGATCCAGATGTGAAGGTCTCAGTGGTATCTTGTCTTAGTGAGTTTACGAGAATAACAGCACCGGATCCTCCTTACAATGATGACCATATGAAG GAAATTTTTGAATTGACTGTAGCagcttttgaaaaattatccCATGTATCAAGTCGCTGCTATATGAAGGCAGTTTCAATTCTTGACACTGTTGCAAGGGTTAGATCATGCTTGATCATGTTGGACCTGGAGTTGGATGAACTAATTATAAAGATCTTTCAACACTTCTTGAAGATTATTAG gTCCAACCATCCGCATGCTGTATTTTTGGCTATGGAAACAATTATGACCCTGATAATAAATGAAAGTGATACTATATCAATGGGCCTTCTCACTGCTCTTTTGGCCAGTGTAAGAAAGGAAAATCAG AGTGCTTCTCCTATTGCATGGAAGCTTGGAGAAAAAGTTATAGTTAATTCTGCTGCTAAACTTAAACCCTATATCAAAGAAGCATTGCACTGCGATGGCAGAGCTTTTGATGAGTATGCTCCAATAATTGCTTCTATATGCCAGGATGAGTCTCATACCGTGGTGCATGATCATGTCAATGGTTCTAGGGACCATTTG GTGACTAAGGAGGGGCGACCACCAGATGCTGCCTCTCCCGGAGAAATTCTCCATTTTGTGGATGGTATTCCTGAGTCAACAACAAGTAATGGAAATGCATCAGCTAGAGATGCTAACAATGGCATAAATGATAATTCTACAAAAAGTATGGAGCATTGTCCTCTTATCCAGCATAGTGATAGCACTGAGGCACAAGGCAATGCTGATATTGAAGTTAAGTTGGAAATGGAGCAAGGAACTGTCCCTAGGAAGAGAGGATGGAAACCTAATTCTTTGATGAATCCAGAGGAAGGATATGACCATTGTTGGATTCCTACATGCAGAAAAGGTGCAAAAGTATCTCGTGAAAGGAAGCTTCCCTACATGGGAATAGATTTGTGCTTAGATAGTACAGTTCCAAAGAAGCATGTGACTGAACTTGTGGGATTGACGCCAGAAACTAGTGGCATCATAGGTGCTTCTACCCCATCACCAAATCAATGCCTTCCTGATGGGACTCATCGTAAAAAAAGCCGGCCAAAGAAAAATCCAAGCAATATGAATCAAGATGCTGATTCTAGTTCCTTAGAAGTAGTAAAGGTTTTGAATACTGAAAGTAGGGAGAAAGCTAAAGCTGAATATGAAGTCAGTCTGAGAAAGCCATCTGAACGAAGGAGTAACATAGAAGTAAAGCTACACAAGCAGTCAAGAAAAATTGGAATTGCTGCAAAGACTGCTAAGTGGACATCTCTGCCTTCTGCAAATTTGTTGTCAGATGAAAAAGATGATATTCTGAATGAACCTGAAGAAAGACCCGTGCATCAGTCAACTCAAATAGGAGTAAGAAACTCACAAAAAGGCCGCTCACTTGTCCAAACAGATGCTAGGAAAATAAGTTTAGTGATTGGTGTTTCAAATGTGCGTGCTGCTGAAGAGTCTAGGATTAAG AAAAGCAAATCGTCTGATAGAGATGGAAATCACAAGGAAGAAATACCTAATAAAAAACTCAAGAGGAAGCGTACACCAAGGAAGGAAGTG CCTCCTGTTACTCCTGACTTTGATGAGCAATTGATTGGCAGCAAAGTAAAAATTTGGTGGCCAAAGGACAAGAT GTTTTATGAAGGAGTTGTTGATTCCTATGACCGTACTAAAAAGAAGCACAGA GTATTGTATGCTGATGGGGACGAAGAGATACTAAATCTAAAAAGGGAACGATGGGAACTAGTTAGAGATGATATTTTGTCTGATAAA GTGCAAGTAACTGATATTCCAAAGGCTGATTCTTCATCTGATAA ATCACAGCCGAGAAAGGTAAAAAAGAAGTCAGAGTTGGCCAAACAACTGagttttaatttgaaaag GAGCGGAGCTGCCAGTATTTCCAAGAGAAAGGCTAGAACATCCAGCAGTGAACTTGCTGTTGGCAATAAGCAGGATGAATCTGGTTTTGTTGACAAAGCCATCGATGCCAGTATTTCCAAGAGAAAAGCTAGAACATCCAACAGGGAACTTGCAGTTGGAAATATGCAGGAGGAATCTGGTTTTGTTGACAAATCCATCGACGGCACATCCGGGTCTGACAGTGTCTCAGAAGGTGAAGGTAAAAATTTCATGGAGAAGCTGAACATCAGAAGTACAATGATTGACATTAAGTCCAAGCAGACAACACTAGGTAATGCAAGTTCATCTGGTGATGGAAGTCCTAAAGGTGCTATTGAATTTTCTGGCATTGATGCTCCTAAACTGCATGGCATGACTAAAGGGAAAGGTGCGGAACAACCCAGCATAAGTGAGCAACAGAGTGAACTGAGGTCAGTGGACTGA